The Rhodopseudomonas palustris genome window below encodes:
- a CDS encoding EAL domain-containing protein, giving the protein MIRISTIFIAVCMVLIATSLGMVVYAVAGFNFAQASLVGLTALTLFVLYQAVSMRMRDRAEAGDQIADLSRGTADLARQVGEFGRRLAVVEAKLVSAQSSQQDRVQHVSDEITELGTLVQQLAASVAAHEDLLTSAARSEVRPESIAAPAPAALAPPVIPSAAVPAAAAAAPVSALQPETPSPAAPPAPAPAATAPTTLVPDAASVPAVVPPPAVVSAPTGPNMAEAVASAVEGGRFDLYLQPMVSLPQRKVRAYEVVTRLRDTADQAIPAETYLPIAETAGLMGRIDNAILLRAVQVVRRLLVRNKDVGLFVNIAGATLADTAAFAQCLDFLEANRALAPSLILEFKQSTLRGLGPIETEHLAALAQRGYRFSIDHVTDLRFEPRELADRGVRFIKVPAALLLAAHDTASADIHPVDLSDLLGRFGIDLVAERIEGERAVVDLLDYDVRFGQGFLFAAPRPLRPETATNAAAPASNAPAQQDINLDPGKLPQSPLARIEPARVTGNAALVRRAAGPF; this is encoded by the coding sequence ATGATCCGCATCTCGACCATTTTCATCGCCGTCTGCATGGTGCTGATCGCCACCTCGCTCGGCATGGTGGTGTATGCGGTCGCCGGGTTTAACTTCGCCCAGGCGTCGCTGGTCGGCCTGACCGCCCTGACATTGTTCGTGCTGTACCAGGCGGTTTCGATGCGGATGCGCGACCGCGCCGAGGCCGGCGATCAGATCGCCGACCTGTCGCGCGGCACCGCCGATCTCGCCCGCCAGGTCGGCGAATTCGGCCGGCGGCTGGCGGTGGTCGAGGCCAAGCTGGTTTCCGCCCAGTCCTCCCAGCAGGACCGGGTCCAGCACGTCTCCGACGAAATCACCGAACTTGGTACCCTGGTGCAGCAGCTGGCTGCCTCGGTCGCCGCCCACGAAGACCTTCTGACCTCCGCCGCCCGCAGCGAGGTCCGCCCCGAGTCCATCGCAGCGCCGGCTCCGGCTGCTCTGGCTCCGCCCGTGATCCCATCCGCGGCCGTACCGGCGGCTGCCGCTGCGGCGCCCGTTTCGGCGCTTCAGCCCGAAACGCCGAGTCCCGCAGCTCCCCCCGCGCCGGCGCCGGCCGCTACCGCTCCCACGACTCTGGTGCCGGACGCCGCCTCAGTCCCGGCTGTGGTCCCGCCGCCCGCCGTCGTTTCAGCTCCTACCGGTCCCAACATGGCGGAGGCGGTGGCGAGCGCGGTCGAGGGCGGTCGTTTCGATCTCTATCTACAGCCGATGGTCTCGCTGCCGCAGCGCAAGGTGCGGGCCTACGAGGTGGTGACGCGGCTGCGCGACACCGCCGATCAGGCGATCCCTGCCGAAACCTATTTGCCGATCGCCGAGACAGCCGGGTTGATGGGACGGATCGACAACGCGATCCTGCTGCGCGCCGTGCAGGTGGTCCGGCGCCTGCTGGTGCGCAACAAGGACGTCGGGCTGTTCGTCAACATCGCCGGCGCGACGCTGGCCGACACCGCCGCCTTCGCCCAGTGCCTCGACTTCCTCGAAGCCAACCGCGCGCTGGCGCCGTCGCTGATCCTCGAATTCAAGCAGAGCACCCTGCGCGGCCTCGGTCCGATCGAAACCGAACACCTCGCGGCGCTGGCGCAGCGCGGCTACCGGTTCTCGATCGACCATGTCACCGATCTGCGGTTCGAGCCGCGCGAGCTGGCCGATCGCGGCGTCCGCTTCATCAAGGTGCCGGCGGCGCTGCTGCTCGCCGCGCATGACACGGCGTCCGCCGACATCCACCCGGTGGATCTGTCCGATCTGCTCGGCCGGTTCGGCATCGATCTGGTCGCCGAGCGGATCGAGGGGGAACGCGCCGTGGTCGACCTGCTTGACTACGATGTGCGGTTTGGGCAGGGGTTCTTGTTCGCAGCGCCCCGTCCGCTGCGGCCAGAGACCGCCACCAACGCGGCCGCGCCGGCTTCCAACGCCCCGGCCCAGCAGGACATCAATCTTGATCCAGGCAAGCTACCGCAGAGCCCGCTCGCTCGCATCGAGCCGGCACGCGTCACCGGCAATGCCGCACTGGTTCGCCGCGCCGCCGGCCCGTTCTGA
- a CDS encoding TIGR01459 family HAD-type hydrolase yields the protein MTKLRFVEHLHELVGSVDVVLSDIWGVVHNGLESFPDACAALKTARDQGRTVVLITNAPRPADSVQRQLRKLDVPDDCYDAIVSSGDLTRIYVAEHPGQSIYWLGPDRDNSIYRGLDAVLTPLDKADYIICTGPFDDETESAEDYREMMGQALERKLTLVCANPDIVVERGDRLIYCAGAIAELYRELGGEVIFYGKPHRPIYDRAMALARQIRGTDTPAQRVLAIGDSVRTDLAGAQGYGIDLLFVTRGIHADAFEGIDRLDTAAVTELFGHPPLALTRELRW from the coding sequence ATGACGAAGCTGCGTTTCGTCGAGCATCTGCACGAGCTCGTCGGCTCGGTCGATGTCGTGCTCAGCGACATCTGGGGCGTGGTGCATAACGGCCTGGAGTCGTTCCCGGACGCCTGCGCGGCGCTCAAGACCGCGCGTGACCAGGGCCGCACCGTGGTGCTGATCACCAACGCGCCACGGCCGGCGGATTCGGTGCAGCGCCAGCTGCGCAAGCTCGACGTGCCGGACGATTGCTACGACGCGATCGTGTCGTCGGGCGATCTCACCCGGATCTACGTGGCCGAACATCCCGGCCAGTCGATCTACTGGCTCGGGCCGGATCGCGACAACTCGATCTATCGCGGCCTCGACGCGGTGCTGACGCCGCTCGACAAGGCCGACTACATCATCTGCACCGGCCCGTTCGACGACGAGACCGAGTCGGCCGAAGACTATCGCGAGATGATGGGGCAGGCGCTGGAGCGCAAGCTGACGCTGGTCTGCGCCAATCCGGACATCGTGGTCGAGCGCGGCGACCGGCTGATCTACTGCGCCGGCGCGATCGCCGAGTTGTATCGCGAGCTCGGCGGCGAGGTGATCTTCTACGGCAAGCCGCACCGGCCGATCTATGATCGCGCGATGGCGCTCGCCCGACAGATCCGCGGGACCGACACGCCGGCGCAGCGGGTGCTGGCGATCGGCGACTCGGTGCGGACTGATCTGGCCGGCGCGCAGGGCTACGGCATCGATCTCTTGTTCGTCACCCGCGGCATCCATGCCGACGCATTCGAGGGCATCGATCGGCTCGACACCGCTGCGGTGACCGAACTGTTCGGCCACCCGCCGCTGGCACTGACCCGCGAGCTGCGCTGGTAA